A genomic segment from Gracilimonas sediminicola encodes:
- the asd gene encoding aspartate-semialdehyde dehydrogenase: MMKVGILGATGAVGQKFIRLLQGHPWFEIEALGASERSAGKKYKDAANWIEDVVLPEHIKDTIVKNCEPGEFSNVDFVFSGLDSSVAGDIEKAFAEAGIPVISNAKNYRQDPTVPLLIPEINPDHTDLIKTQSFSKDGKGWIVTNPNCVAVPLSLALKPLFDSFGIEALILTTMQAVSGAGYPGVASLDILGNVVPFISGEEPKVGPETRKLLSTLNEDSLSLPDFDVQATATRVPSINGHMISATVKLENPPADLEELKKAYQNYRNPVAELGLPFSPKALYNLHDNEYYPQPRLHADWENGMQLHLGRLRKADVFDVSFVAMAHNTIRGAAGGAILNAELLTKKGYLK, from the coding sequence ATGATGAAAGTTGGAATTCTGGGCGCTACAGGCGCTGTTGGCCAAAAATTTATTCGCTTGCTTCAGGGGCACCCCTGGTTCGAAATCGAGGCACTGGGTGCTTCGGAACGTTCGGCCGGAAAGAAGTATAAAGATGCTGCCAACTGGATTGAAGATGTGGTATTGCCCGAGCACATCAAAGACACCATCGTCAAAAATTGTGAACCCGGCGAATTTAGTAACGTGGATTTTGTGTTTTCCGGGCTGGATTCATCCGTTGCCGGTGATATCGAAAAAGCTTTTGCAGAAGCCGGGATTCCGGTCATTTCTAATGCAAAAAACTACCGGCAGGACCCAACGGTTCCGCTGCTGATACCGGAAATCAACCCGGATCATACCGACCTTATTAAAACCCAGTCGTTTAGTAAAGATGGGAAGGGCTGGATTGTGACCAACCCGAATTGTGTGGCCGTGCCGTTATCGCTGGCGCTAAAACCATTGTTTGATTCATTTGGAATTGAAGCTCTTATCCTTACCACCATGCAGGCGGTTTCAGGAGCCGGGTATCCCGGTGTAGCCAGCCTGGATATTCTTGGTAACGTGGTTCCTTTTATTTCCGGAGAAGAGCCTAAGGTTGGACCTGAAACACGAAAATTATTAAGCACACTGAACGAAGACTCCCTATCACTTCCGGATTTTGACGTACAGGCTACTGCAACCCGTGTCCCGTCCATCAACGGACATATGATTTCAGCTACCGTGAAGCTGGAAAATCCTCCGGCTGATTTGGAGGAGCTGAAAAAAGCCTACCAAAACTACCGGAATCCTGTTGCCGAATTGGGTCTGCCTTTCTCACCGAAAGCACTCTACAACCTTCACGACAATGAGTATTACCCACAACCCCGCCTCCATGCAGATTGGGAGAATGGGATGCAGCTGCATTTAGGGCGATTGAGAAAGGCCGATGTATTTGATGTCAGCTTTGTGGCTATGGCTCACAACACCATTCGTGGTGCGGCCGGCGGTGCCATTTTAAATGCGGAATTGCTAACCAAAAAAGGATATTTAAAATAA